A genomic window from Methylorubrum extorquens includes:
- a CDS encoding AMP-binding protein, which produces MAPTLLHHLLEGAGADDSPAIVEGGETLTYGAFRARVAALAERLARLGLRPGDRVAILLPKSIRECVAIFAASAAGGVFVPIHPSLRPRQVHHIVADSGARVLLTDAAHAAGLEGALDDVADLRILDGETGDDAAALQPGEPAPEGLAAILYTSGSTGLPKGVMLSHANLIAGTRIVRTYLGINPADRLLSVLPFSFDYGLNQLLTSIEQGARIVLLTPRLGDDVVRALEAHRITVLAGVPTLWTLLTRAAPHLAKADLSALRAITNSGGSLALPTIERLRARLPHTAVVLMYGLTEAFRSTYLPPDEIDRRPDSIGRAIPETEIFAITLAGRRARPGEPGILHHRGPTVSMGYWKRPEDTARVLVPDPFPPPGAKPDLVCRSGDLVVEDTEGFFRFIGREDTMIKTQGFRVSPTEVEAALMETGAFRAAAVIGLPDPSLGQRIHAVTVPAEGAPGTADVLQALRTALAPHLVPRTIEAVAALPTTPNGKVDYKRLTAERAAAEI; this is translated from the coding sequence ATGGCCCCGACGCTGCTGCACCACCTGCTCGAAGGAGCCGGCGCGGACGATTCCCCCGCGATCGTTGAGGGGGGGGAAACCCTCACCTACGGCGCCTTTCGGGCCCGCGTCGCCGCCTTGGCGGAACGCTTGGCGCGCCTCGGCCTGCGGCCCGGTGACCGAGTCGCGATCCTGCTGCCGAAATCGATCCGTGAATGCGTCGCGATCTTTGCCGCCAGCGCGGCCGGCGGCGTGTTCGTGCCGATCCACCCATCCTTGCGCCCGCGTCAGGTCCACCACATCGTCGCCGATAGCGGCGCGCGGGTGCTGCTGACCGATGCCGCCCACGCCGCTGGGCTCGAAGGTGCGCTGGATGACGTTGCGGATCTGCGCATCTTGGACGGGGAAACCGGTGACGACGCCGCCGCCCTCCAACCCGGCGAGCCGGCGCCGGAGGGGTTGGCGGCGATCCTCTACACCTCGGGCTCGACCGGCCTGCCCAAGGGCGTGATGCTCTCCCATGCCAACCTGATCGCCGGCACCCGCATCGTGCGGACCTATCTCGGCATCAACCCCGCAGACCGCCTTCTCTCGGTGCTGCCGTTCTCGTTCGATTACGGCCTCAACCAGCTCCTCACCAGCATCGAGCAGGGCGCGCGTATCGTGCTGCTGACCCCGCGTCTCGGCGACGACGTGGTGCGGGCGCTGGAGGCGCACCGCATCACCGTGCTGGCCGGCGTGCCGACGCTGTGGACGCTGCTGACACGGGCAGCACCCCATCTGGCCAAGGCGGATCTTTCGGCCCTGCGGGCGATCACCAATTCCGGCGGCAGCCTTGCGCTACCGACGATAGAGCGCCTGCGCGCGCGGTTGCCGCATACGGCCGTCGTGCTGATGTACGGCCTGACGGAAGCCTTCCGCTCGACCTACCTGCCGCCGGACGAGATCGACCGGCGCCCGGACTCGATCGGCCGCGCCATCCCCGAGACCGAAATCTTCGCCATCACCCTCGCAGGGCGCCGGGCGCGACCCGGCGAGCCCGGCATCCTGCACCACCGCGGCCCGACCGTCTCGATGGGCTACTGGAAGCGGCCCGAGGACACCGCCCGCGTGCTGGTGCCCGACCCGTTCCCGCCGCCCGGAGCCAAACCGGATCTCGTCTGCCGCTCTGGCGACCTCGTGGTGGAGGATACTGAGGGCTTCTTCCGGTTCATCGGCCGCGAGGACACGATGATCAAGACGCAAGGGTTTCGCGTGAGCCCCACCGAGGTCGAGGCGGCCTTGATGGAGACGGGCGCCTTCCGCGCCGCCGCCGTGATCGGCCTGCCCGACCCGAGCCTCGGCCAGCGCATCCATGCCGTCACCGTCCCCGCCGAGGGCGCGCCGGGCACGGCGGACGTGCTGCAGGCC
- a CDS encoding acyl carrier protein — protein sequence MADVREAIFAFIAARNPGLPSGAVTGETSLVTSDALDSIGILDLMMHLGDRFGVEVDEDSFDLANFASVDTLAHFIDDRRSDV from the coding sequence ATGGCCGACGTGCGGGAGGCGATCTTCGCCTTCATCGCGGCCCGCAACCCGGGCCTTCCCTCCGGCGCCGTCACCGGGGAGACTTCCCTCGTGACCAGCGATGCGCTCGATTCGATCGGCATCCTCGACCTGATGATGCATCTCGGCGACCGCTTCGGCGTCGAAGTGGACGAGGATAGCTTCGACCTCGCGAACTTCGCCAGCGTCGACACGCTGGCCCATTTCATCGACGACCGGCGTTCCGACGTCTGA